CGACCGGCGAGTGGAGCCGGAAGCCGTAGCGCGCCTCCAGGTACTGGAAGGAGTTGTGGCCCGCGATGACGGCCACGTCGCGCTCGGCGCTCTCCGCTATCGACGCGAAGGCAGAATCGACCGCGTCGAGCTCCTCGGCGTACGCGGCCGCGTTGTCGGCGTACGCCTCGGCGTTGTCGGGGTCGGCCTCCCCGAGTCCCGTCGCGATGGTCTCGACCATCCGCGCCGCGAGCACCGGGTCGACCCAGACGTGGGGGTCGTGCTGGCGGTCGTCCTGGCCTCCCTCGTCGCCGTCGTGGTTCTCTTCGCCGTCGTGGTTTTCCTCCTCGTGTCCGTCCTCGCCTTCGTGCGAGTGGTCCCAGTCGAGGAGGTCGCCCTCGACGTCGGCGAGCGCGTCGATAACGGCGACGGAGTCGTAGTCGGCCTCGAGCGTCGCGGCGAGGTCCTGCGCCCACGCGAACTCGGGGCTGTCGAGGTAGACGAACGCGTCGGTCGAGGCGACGTCTGCGGCGAGG
Above is a window of Halorubrum depositum DNA encoding:
- a CDS encoding metal ABC transporter substrate-binding protein; translation: MTHSRRSVLKRGGGLLAAGAATSLAGCSGAADQGSAGFDGGYAAFFTLNDWANEVAGDRASFESPVEVGRLGHGWTPDGNLAADVASTDAFVYLDSPEFAWAQDLAATLEADYDSVAVIDALADVEGDLLDWDHSHEGEDGHEEENHDGEENHDGDEGGQDDRQHDPHVWVDPVLAARMVETIATGLGEADPDNAEAYADNAAAYAEELDAVDSAFASIAESAERDVAVIAGHNSFQYLEARYGFRLHSPVGVSPQNEPSQSEIADTIELVNAEGIDTVLYDRFESPRLAETVVENSDATETMPVSPAGGTTEEWNEAGYGYLEQMTEVNVPAFERAFGAQ